A region of the Acidobacteriota bacterium genome:
TACTGGAGCTGGGTCACGCTCGCGGACGTGACCGGCGCGATCGCGCACGCGCTCGGGACCGAGTCGCTGCGCGGCCCGGTGAACGTCACGGCACCGCAACCCGCACGCAATGCTGAGTTCACGCAGGCGCTGGGACGCGCGCTGCATCGTCCGGCCATCTTTCCCCTGCCGGCTTTCGCCGCCAAGCTCGCGCTCGGCGAGATGGCCGAGGTCGTTTTACTATCCAGCCAGAAGGTGGATTCGGCAAAGCTCGCGGCAAGCGGCTACAATTTCAAGCATCCGCAACTGGAGCCTGCGTTAGCCGCGGTTCTTAAGGCATGACGTGAAGGAGGGCCGCAAGTGGCCCACGAACGCTTTCCCGAGTGGGAATTCGATCCCAGCACCATGCGCGTGAAGGTGGACGTGACCATCGCCGCCAACCTCGAGCACATCGATGAGGTCGTGGACGGCGTGCTCGCGCTGATGGCGGCGATGAAGTGCGGCTGCGGCAAAGAGTTCCAGGTGGAGACAGCGTTGCGCGAAGCGCTCGCCAACGCCATCATCCACGGCTGCGAGAACGACACTCGCAAGAGCGTGCGCTGCACCGTGGCGTGCGATGACGACCGCGGCATGCTGATCGTGGTGCGCGATCCCGGCTCGGGCTTCGACCTGAAGCAATTGCCCAATCCTACCCACGCCGAGAACCTGTTCGCCGACCACGGCCGCGGCATCTTCATGATCAACCAGCTGGTGGATCACGTGTCGCATGACGAGAGTGGGACGGAGATCCGCATGCGCATCCGCGGCGGGAAAGAATGCACCGAAGCGGACATCTTCTGGAAGAGCTGAGGGTCTCTCGCGCTCATGATGGCGCGGCTATTTCTGGAAGAACATCCTCACCGCGACCGCCGCAAGCACCACCGCAAACGTGCGCCGCAGAGCGACATTGGACATCATCTGCGCCCAGTGTCCGCCGAAGTAGCCGCCGATCAACACGCCGATCGCCAGCAGCAATCCGACCTTCAGGTTCACGTTGCCGGCGCGGTAATACTCCATGATGGCGAAGGCGCCGGTGGGACCGAGCAGCATCATCAACGACGTGCCCTGCGCCATCTTCTGGTCCATGCCAAAGGCGTAGATGAGGATGGGTACGGCGATCACGCCGCCCCCCACGCCTATCAATCCCGAGAAGACACCGATCATGAGTCCTGCCACCAACGCGCCCAGTATCAGCAGCATGTCTCGCCTCCATGCTCCAACGCTGGCATGGTAACAAAACGAAATCCACCACAGAGGCACAAAGGAGGCGCAGGAAAGGCCTTGGCCGGGGCGCTTACGCCACGCGCGGCTGCGGGGATGGCGCACGGATGCCGCGTTGCTGGTGCCGGTGCCGCAGCCAGAAGCCGAGCGCGAGCAGCGCGCTGAGCACGGCCAGCGCAATGGCCACCCAGAGGATGGGCTGGTAGTACGCGCGGAAGAAATGGACGAGCTGGCGGCGGTAGTGCGCGCCCAGCCACGCGATCAGGAAGTAGCGCACGCCGCGTCCGATGGCGAGCGCGGTAAAGAACTTGCGCAGCGGCAGCCGCAACCCGCCGGCGGCGAGCAGGAAGGGCGAGAGTGGGAAGGGTGGCGGGATAAGCGCCGGTATCGCGATCGCCCACGCGCCATGCTTTTCGAAGGCGGCACAGACCCTTTCCACCTTTTCCTTGGAGAGCTTCCGCTCGAGCGCTGCCTTGCCGCCTCGCCGTCCCAGACGATAAGTGGGATACGCGCCCAGCACGCCGCCGATGGTTGCCATGATGGCGTAGTACCACCACCACTCCGGGTGATGAGCGGCGAGCACGATGGTCAGCAGGTCCATGCTGCCGGGGAGCGGGATCACAGAGTTGTCCACGAAGGCGAGCAGGATCAGGCCGAGGCCGCCGAGGCGTAGCAGCCACAGCCACGTCGCGGAATGCGGAGCGGCAAGGATCACGGTGCTCAGCGCGATGAGGGCGGTCGGCG
Encoded here:
- a CDS encoding sulfite exporter TauE/SafE family protein → MLLILGALVAGLMIGVFSGLIGVGGGVIAVPILIYAFGMDQKMAQGTSLMMLLGPTGAFAIMEYYRAGNVNLKVGLLLAIGVLIGGYFGGHWAQMMSNVALRRTFAVVLAAVAVRMFFQK
- a CDS encoding ATP-binding protein, which codes for MAHERFPEWEFDPSTMRVKVDVTIAANLEHIDEVVDGVLALMAAMKCGCGKEFQVETALREALANAIIHGCENDTRKSVRCTVACDDDRGMLIVVRDPGSGFDLKQLPNPTHAENLFADHGRGIFMINQLVDHVSHDESGTEIRMRIRGGKECTEADIFWKS
- a CDS encoding VTT domain-containing protein, giving the protein MSPTALIALSTVILAAPHSATWLWLLRLGGLGLILLAFVDNSVIPLPGSMDLLTIVLAAHHPEWWWYYAIMATIGGVLGAYPTYRLGRRGGKAALERKLSKEKVERVCAAFEKHGAWAIAIPALIPPPFPLSPFLLAAGGLRLPLRKFFTALAIGRGVRYFLIAWLGAHYRRQLVHFFRAYYQPILWVAIALAVLSALLALGFWLRHRHQQRGIRAPSPQPRVA